A single Nitrosospira multiformis ATCC 25196 DNA region contains:
- a CDS encoding DsbC family protein — MRSKLVSLALPSLLLCFLSSASADEASLKKALQANFPGEKVESIKKTPYLGLYEVVVGGELFYTDDKASYLFFGHVIDPKTKESLTSERLQQIKEARRIDVGSLPLQHAIKAVKGNGKRKLVVFSDPNCPFCKRLEKELVNVTDVTIYTLLYPVLNGSTPTATAIWCSEDRLKAWEDFMLRNIMPASKDCATPIDVILKAGKENDISGTPTLIFANGSVTPGLIPAETIEKKLNAAPAK; from the coding sequence ATGCGTTCAAAACTCGTTTCCCTCGCTTTGCCTTCTCTATTGCTATGCTTTCTTTCCAGCGCTTCCGCTGACGAGGCATCCCTGAAAAAAGCGCTTCAGGCAAATTTTCCCGGAGAGAAGGTCGAAAGCATAAAAAAAACCCCCTATCTCGGTCTATACGAAGTGGTGGTGGGAGGCGAATTGTTCTATACGGACGACAAGGCTTCGTACCTTTTTTTCGGTCATGTAATTGATCCGAAAACGAAGGAAAGCCTGACTTCCGAACGCTTGCAACAAATCAAGGAGGCTCGGCGCATAGATGTAGGCTCTCTTCCCCTGCAGCATGCGATCAAGGCGGTCAAGGGGAATGGGAAACGCAAACTTGTCGTTTTCTCCGATCCGAACTGCCCTTTTTGCAAACGTCTGGAAAAGGAACTGGTTAACGTAACGGATGTAACGATATATACCCTGCTTTATCCAGTGCTGAACGGTTCGACCCCGACCGCAACGGCGATATGGTGCTCGGAGGACAGGCTCAAGGCCTGGGAAGATTTCATGCTCAGGAATATCATGCCCGCCAGCAAGGATTGCGCCACGCCCATAGATGTGATTCTCAAGGCAGGGAAAGAAAACGATATAAGCGGTACCCCTACCCTGATTTTTGCCAATGGCTCGGTAACGCCCGGATTGATTCCTGCG
- the chaB gene encoding putative cation transport regulator ChaB: protein MPYDTLKDLPDNVTNVLPKHAQEIYRAAFNSAWDEYKDPDERRGHASREETAHRVAWAAVKKEYEKEGDEWRKKKS from the coding sequence ATGCCATACGATACATTGAAAGATCTTCCGGACAACGTTACCAATGTCCTGCCAAAGCATGCGCAGGAAATATACAGAGCCGCTTTCAATAGCGCGTGGGATGAGTATAAGGACCCGGATGAGCGCAGGGGCCATGCTTCACGCGAAGAAACGGCGCACAGGGTAGCCTGGGCGGCCGTAAAAAAGGAATATGAGAAAGAGGGCGACGAATGGCGCAAGAAGAAATCCTAA
- a CDS encoding UbiH/UbiF family hydroxylase — protein sequence MKFDVVIVGGGLVGASLALALKDSGLEIALVEFRPVPPLPADESWDSRVYAISPGSAAFLQNLGVWDALDQERVTPVYNMSVFGDDNAARLDFSAYNIGVPELAFIVENRQLQHAAWRELKCPGNSIKVFCPAQCSMMLRAESNAELHLDDGTVVQAGLIVGADGGNSWVREQAGIEVSRHSYQQMGLVANFEATRPHNNVAHQWFRRDGVLALLPMPGRLVSMVWSAREELAQTMLALPEKELCERVVRASQHSLGEMRLVTRPAAFPLNFVHVKKLAQPHLALIGDAAHGIHPLAGQGVNLGLRDAQELASVIRSRGLQSDCGDYLLLRRYERARKEDILAMELVTDGLQKLFNHTHPTLIRLRNLGLEITNRLPLIKDRLMQQALS from the coding sequence ATGAAATTCGATGTCGTTATCGTGGGGGGCGGATTGGTTGGGGCAAGCCTGGCGCTTGCCCTCAAGGATAGCGGCCTGGAAATAGCGCTGGTTGAATTCCGCCCCGTACCGCCACTTCCCGCCGATGAGAGCTGGGACAGCAGAGTCTACGCCATCAGTCCGGGCAGCGCTGCATTCCTGCAAAACCTGGGAGTGTGGGACGCTCTCGATCAGGAGCGTGTGACTCCTGTTTACAATATGTCAGTCTTCGGTGACGACAACGCCGCGCGGCTGGATTTCAGCGCCTACAATATCGGTGTCCCCGAACTGGCTTTCATAGTGGAGAACCGCCAGCTCCAGCATGCCGCCTGGAGAGAGCTCAAATGCCCGGGAAATTCGATCAAGGTTTTTTGTCCCGCGCAATGTTCCATGATGCTCCGGGCCGAGTCTAACGCCGAGCTGCATCTCGATGATGGAACTGTCGTGCAGGCGGGGTTGATCGTTGGGGCGGACGGAGGGAATTCCTGGGTACGCGAACAGGCAGGTATTGAAGTATCGCGGCATTCCTACCAGCAAATGGGCTTGGTGGCAAACTTCGAGGCAACGCGCCCTCATAATAACGTCGCCCACCAGTGGTTTCGGCGCGATGGCGTGCTGGCGCTGCTGCCGATGCCCGGGAGGCTGGTGTCCATGGTATGGTCTGCAAGGGAAGAACTCGCGCAAACGATGCTCGCGCTACCTGAAAAGGAACTATGCGAGCGCGTCGTCCGGGCCTCGCAACATTCCCTGGGCGAGATGCGGCTCGTTACGCGCCCTGCCGCTTTTCCCCTGAATTTTGTACATGTGAAAAAGCTGGCGCAGCCGCATCTTGCGCTCATCGGCGACGCAGCGCATGGCATCCATCCTCTTGCGGGACAGGGCGTGAATCTCGGTTTACGCGACGCGCAGGAACTCGCCTCTGTCATCCGCTCGCGCGGCCTGCAATCGGATTGCGGGGATTACCTGTTGCTGCGCCGCTATGAGCGCGCCCGCAAGGAAGACATCCTGGCCATGGAGCTGGTTACCGACGGCTTGCAGAAGCTGTTCAACCACACTCACCCGACGCTCATTCGCCTGCGCAATCTGGGTCTGGAAATCACCAACCGGTTGCCTCTGATAAAAGACCGCTTGATGCAGCAGGCATTAAGTTGA